The Anomalospiza imberbis isolate Cuckoo-Finch-1a 21T00152 chromosome 7, ASM3175350v1, whole genome shotgun sequence genome has a window encoding:
- the LOC137477238 gene encoding alpha-aspartyl dipeptidase-like isoform X2: MGGPRRLLLISNSTLHGGGYLGHCQQHIQSFLGQKVKRVLFIPYALHDRDAYARTAREKFESLGGGNTFRLLKALYDNSLIHEIRKRVLEDGIPYMGSSAGTNVATVSINTTNDMPIVYPPSLQALGLVPFNINPHYLDPDIKRTHMGETREERIRQYHEEPNTPPVLGLREGTMLLVEGDKATLQGVTGARLFLRGKKPTEHEPGTDFSFLLTDSNPPNP, from the exons ATGGGCGGCCCGCGGCGCCTGCTGCTGATCTCCAACTCCACCCTGCACGGAGGGGGGTACCTGGgccactgccagcagcacatccagAGCTTCCTCGGCCA gAAGGTGAAGCGGGTGCTTTTCATCCCCTACGCCCTGCACGACCGCGACGCCTACGCCCGCACGGCCAGGGAGAAGTTTGAGAGCCTGG GAGGTGGGAACACATTCCGTCTCCTGAAAGCTCTTTATGACAACAGTCTGATACATGAGATCAGGAAGAGAGTTCTTGAG GATGGGATTCCTTACATGGGATCCAGCGCAGGAACCAACGTTGCTACTGTCAGCATCAATACCACCAATGACATGCCAATTGTTTATCCACCCTCCCTGCAGGCTCTAGGATTAGTTCCTTTTAATATTAACCCCCACTACCTGGACCCAGACATTAAAAGAACTCACATGGGT GAGACAAGAGAAGAAAGAATCCGCCAGTATCATGAAGAACCAAACACCCCTCCAGTTCTG GGCTTGCGGGAAGGTACAATGCTGTTAGTGGAAGGAGATAAAGCCACGCTGCAAGGAGTGACAGGAGCACGTCTGTTTTTGAG GGGTAAGAAACCAACTGAACATGAGCCTGGAACAGATTTCAGTTTCCTCCTGACTGACAGCAATCCCCCGAATCCATAG
- the LOC137477238 gene encoding alpha-aspartyl dipeptidase-like isoform X1, which produces MGGPRRLLLISNSTLHGGGYLGHCQQHIQSFLGQKVKRVLFIPYALHDRDAYARTAREKFESLGYGLDSIHESCDPVEAVRKSEAIFIGGGNTFRLLKALYDNSLIHEIRKRVLEDGIPYMGSSAGTNVATVSINTTNDMPIVYPPSLQALGLVPFNINPHYLDPDIKRTHMGETREERIRQYHEEPNTPPVLGLREGTMLLVEGDKATLQGVTGARLFLRGKKPTEHEPGTDFSFLLTDSNPPNP; this is translated from the exons ATGGGCGGCCCGCGGCGCCTGCTGCTGATCTCCAACTCCACCCTGCACGGAGGGGGGTACCTGGgccactgccagcagcacatccagAGCTTCCTCGGCCA gAAGGTGAAGCGGGTGCTTTTCATCCCCTACGCCCTGCACGACCGCGACGCCTACGCCCGCACGGCCAGGGAGAAGTTTGAGAGCCTGG GTTATGGGCTGGACAGCATTCATGAATCTTGTGATCCAGTGGAAGCTGTAAGGAAATCTGAAGCAATATTTATTG GAGGTGGGAACACATTCCGTCTCCTGAAAGCTCTTTATGACAACAGTCTGATACATGAGATCAGGAAGAGAGTTCTTGAG GATGGGATTCCTTACATGGGATCCAGCGCAGGAACCAACGTTGCTACTGTCAGCATCAATACCACCAATGACATGCCAATTGTTTATCCACCCTCCCTGCAGGCTCTAGGATTAGTTCCTTTTAATATTAACCCCCACTACCTGGACCCAGACATTAAAAGAACTCACATGGGT GAGACAAGAGAAGAAAGAATCCGCCAGTATCATGAAGAACCAAACACCCCTCCAGTTCTG GGCTTGCGGGAAGGTACAATGCTGTTAGTGGAAGGAGATAAAGCCACGCTGCAAGGAGTGACAGGAGCACGTCTGTTTTTGAG GGGTAAGAAACCAACTGAACATGAGCCTGGAACAGATTTCAGTTTCCTCCTGACTGACAGCAATCCCCCGAATCCATAG